From a single Candoia aspera isolate rCanAsp1 chromosome 2, rCanAsp1.hap2, whole genome shotgun sequence genomic region:
- the TSTD2 gene encoding thiosulfate sulfurtransferase/rhodanese-like domain-containing protein 2, which produces MPSCCDVEMISLPLPDGDDPVEHCILTSADPELKDHIPFPPKSHLKTKVDSSAKKKYASAKKKAFALFVKAKEVEADMSACQRAISWRCCQQTFKDLTGIHRHVASQHSGDIGQQTAVILKQMTGSRITNSPASVDETSRPNRTPDRNQETIYKLPDISHISTNEMKSEFGEVLLYYCYCEVADPVGLCMWQKALCQHLRLTGKVRIASEGINGTVGGSRASTKLYMDSMLSHPLFKGTLTKEDFKTSTGGAHCFPDLRIGVFEEIVPMGIHPEKVSYKETGIHLAPKEFHAEVEKYLSQGHNAQGDTILLDCRNFYESKIGHFQGCLAPNIRKFSYFPIYIDENLDLFRGKRVLMYCTGGIRCERGSAYLRSKGVCREVYHLKGGIHKYLEEFPDGFYRGKLFVFDERYAISSNSDVISVCRYCGTLWDQYHLCSTQLCRQLVLTCQQCQQKGFTACCPLCQEKGLALALAPSGQTFKEECECTGTRQRVPVERF; this is translated from the exons ATGCCTAGCTGCTGTGACGTAGAAATGATCTCTTTGCCATTGCCTGATGGAGATGATCCAGTGGAACATTGTATCTTAACCTCTGCAGACCCTGAGTTGAAAGATCACATTCCTTTCCCACCCAAAAGCCATCTCAAGACCAAAGTAGACAGCAGTGCCAAAAAGAAATATGCCTCTGCAAAGAAGAAG GCATTTGCTCTCTTTGTGAAAGCCAAGGAAGTGGAAGCGGACATGTCTGCTTGCCAAAGGGCAATTTCCTGGAGATGCTGCCAACAGACTTTCAAAGATCTGACTGGCATTCACAGACATGTGGCTTCTCAGCATTCAGGTGACATTGGGCAGCAAACAGCTGTGATCTTAAAGCAGATGACAGGCAGCAGAATCACAAATAGCCCCGCCTCTGTGGATGAAACATCTAGGCCCAACAGGACTCCagacagaaaccaggagacgatCTACAAGCTCCCAGATATAAGCCACATCAGTACTAATGAAATGAAAAG TGAATTTGGGGAAGTTTTGCTGTACTATTGCTACTGCGAGGTGGCagatcctgtgggactttgtATGTGGCAGAAGGCTTTATGTCAGCACCTGCGTCTAACCGGCAAG GTGCGAATTGCTTCAGAAGGAATTAATGGAACTGTTGGTGGGAGCAGGGCATCTACTAAACTATATATGGATTCAATGCTATCTCACCCCCTCTTTAAAGGCACTTTGACAAAGGAAGATTTCAAG ACCAGTACAGGAGGGGCCCACTGTTTCCCTGATCTTCGAATTGGCGTGTTTGAAGAAATAGTACCTATGGGAATTCACCCAGAAAAAGTCTCTTACAAAGAAACTG GAATCCATTTGGCTCCAAAGGAGTTTCATGCAGAAGTAGAGAAATACCTTTCTCAGGGTCATAATGCACAGGGGGATACAATTTTGCTGGACTGCAGGAACTTCTATGAAAGTAAAATA GGGCACTTCCAAGGCTGTCTGGCTCCCAACATTAGGAAGTTCAGCTACTTCCCCATCTACATAGATGAGAATTTGGACCTTTTCAGGGGCAAACGAGTCTTGATGTACTGCACAGGAGGAATCCGCTGTGAGCGGGGTTCAGCCTATCTCAGGTCTAAG GGTGTATGCAGAGAGGTTTATCACCTCAAAGGTGGCATCCACAAGTACCTGGAAGAATTTCCTGATGGATTCTACAGAGGAAAGCTTTTTGTTTTTGATGAACGTTATGCCATTTCCTCAAACAGTGACGTGATTTCAG tttgCCGTTACTGTGGGACACTCTGGGACCAGTACCATCTTTGCTCTACCCAGCTCTGCCGTCAACTTGTCCTGACATGCCAACAATGCCAACAGAAAGGGTTCACAGCCTGCTGTCCCCTCTGCCAGGAGAAAGGTCTTGCACTGGCTTTAGCACCTTCAGGACAGACCTTCAAAGAGGAGTGTGAGTGTACAGGAACACGGCAGCGGGTACCAGTGGAACGCTTTTGA